A single window of Venturia canescens isolate UGA chromosome 3, ASM1945775v1, whole genome shotgun sequence DNA harbors:
- the LOC122407973 gene encoding uncharacterized protein produces MRLFSATCNSTLRLVGKTVVITGANTGIGKETARDLYRRGARVIMACRNMEKANAAAEEVKTVPPSKPEREQFQGDPGEVVTCKLNLASFASVRECAKHLIENETNIHMLINNAGVMMCPYEKTEDGFESQFQTNHLGHFLLTLLLLPKLRSSTPGVKIINVSSDAHYFGTIHFDNINLERSYGPIKAYAQSKLANVLFTRELARRLKDAKIEGITVYSLHPGVIATELGRHINTTLFPGVGFMFNKFVRPWSKTPELGAQTTLYCALDEEAAKQSGLFYKECAVTTPSGKARNDERALRLWNESLKFVGLEGHENLAELSAVSTPRALTQANLIASLNPVDFSNRGERNNMFSFSSICNSETRLVGKTVVITGANAGIGKETARDLYRRGARVILACRNVAKGNLAIDDITAASPSRFERKQFLAGPGELEVCELDLSSFSSIRSCAKKLLERESSINILINNAGVATRYFDKTEDGFEYQLQVNYLGHFLFTLLLMPMLKRSTPEVKIINVSSYAHYKGFVNFDDINFEESFTPAKAYSQSKLGAVLFTRELAKRLKEAEVQGISVYCVNPGVVRTDAARHWHTTFSRAGEFLFDKITQPFIKSPELGAQTILHCALDQEAAKQTGLFYRECAVKTPSRNGRNSALAFVFWNSSSKLVGLHGQDNLAKM; encoded by the exons ATGAGGCTTTTTAGCGCTACGTGCAATTCCACATTACGCCTCGTTGGTAAAACGGTCGTTATTACCGGAGCAAATACGGGAATTGGTAAAGAAACTGCGAGGGATCTTTACAGAAGAG GTGCAAGAGTTATCATGGCCTGTAGAAACATGGAAAAAGCAAATGCAGCAGCCGAGGAAGTGAAGACCGTTCCACCATCCaa ACCCGAGAGAGAACAGTTCCAAGGAGATCCAGGGGAAGTCGTTACTTGCAAATTGAACCTCGCGAGTTTCGCGAGCGTTCGCGAATGCGCCAAGCATCTCATTGAGAACGAAACGAACATTCACATGCTGATCAACAACGCGGGCGTCATGATGTGCCCTTACGAAAAAACCGAGGACGGTTTCGAGTCCCAATTCCAGACCAATCATCTCGGCCACTTTCTTCTCACGTTGCTTCTGCTCCCGAAACTCCGGAGCTCGACGCCCGGTGTCAAAATTATCAATGTCTCATCGGATGCTCATTATT TTGGCACAATCCACTTCGATAACATCAATTTGGAACGATCTTACGGTCCGATAAAAGCCTATGCTCAGAGCAAACTCGCCAATGTTTTGTTCACGAGGGAATTAGCGAGGCGTTTGAAAG ACGCCAAGATCGAGGGCATCACAGTTTATTCGCTACATCCAGGGGTCATTGCCACAGAATTAGGGCGGCATATAAATACGACCCTCTTCCCTGGGGTCGGCTTCATGTTCAACAAATTCGTTCGGCCGTGGTCGAAGACTCCGGAACTTGGAGCTCAGACGACACTTTACTGCGCGCTTGACGAAGAGGCTGCCAAGCAGAGCGGATTGTTTTACAA GGAATGTGCGGTCACGACTCCATCAGGAAAAGCGAGAAACGACGAGCGTGCTTTACGCCTCTGGAACGAGAGTTTGAAATTCGTCGGTCTCGAAGGACACGAAAACCTTGCGGAATTATCGGCTGTCTCGACCCCTCGCGCTT TAACTCAGGCAAATTTGATTGCTTCTTTAAATCCAGTTGATTTTAGTAATAGGGGTGAAAGAAACAACATGTTTTCGTTCAGCAGTATATGCAACAGTGAGACTCGCCTCGTCGGTAAAACCGTCGTTATCACCGGTGCGAATGCAGGAATCGGCAAAGAAACTGCCAGGGATCTGTACAGACGTG GTGCAAGAGTTATTCTGGCCTGCAGGAACGTCGCGAAAGGAAATCTAGCAATCGACGATATCACGGCTGCATCACCATCAAG ATTTGAGAGAAAGCAATTTCTAGCAGGTCCAGGTGAGCTCGAGGTCTGCGAGCTCGATCTTTCGAGTTTCTCGAGCATTCGTAGCTGTGCCAAAAAACTgctagagagagaaagcagcaTAAACATTTTGATAAACAACGCCGGAGTGGCGACGCGTTATTTTGACAAAACCGAGGACGGTTTTGAGTACCAATTGCAGGTCAATTATCTCGGGCATTTTCTTTTCACGTTGCTTTTGATGCCGATGCTAAAGAGGTCAACGCCCGAGGTGAAGATCATCAATGTCTCATCATACGCCCATTACA AGGGATTCGTGAACTTCGATGACATCAATTTCGAGGAGTCATTCACACCTGCGAAAGCCTACAGTCAAAGCAAACTTGGCGCTGTTCTGTTTACAAGGGAATTGGCCAAACGCTTGAAAG AAGCAGAGGTCCAGGGAATTTCAGTGTACTGCGTGAATCCAGGCGTCGTCAGAACGGACGCAGCACGTCATTGGCATACAACTTTTTCTCGTGCTGGAGAATTTCTCTTCGATAAAATTACACAACCTTTTATAAAAAGTCCTGAACTCGGGGCTCAGACGATACTGCACTGTGCTCTTGACCAAGAAGCTGCCAAGCAGACTGGACTGTTTTACAG GGAATGTGCTGTCAAGACTCCATCGCGGAATGGAAGAAACAGCGCACTTGCATTCGTGTTCTGGAACTCGAGTTCAAAATTGGTGGGTCTCCACGGCCAGGATAACCTCGCGAAGATGTAA
- the dib gene encoding cytochrome P450 302a1, mitochondrial, translated as MYPRSYLNIFREKTFRLCHSKATNTARPFQDIPGPKALPIVGTLHKYLPFIGEYSFDRLHVAGAIKLAKYGPLVREEFVPGESTVWVFKPDDIAEVYKSEVGSYPERRSHLALLKYRKDRSNVYNTGGLLPTNGAEWWRIRKEFQKDLSKPRCIVNYVESADEVVSEFVELCGRQKHEDLLPLLSRLFLELTCLVAFDERFNSFSKEEMTEGSRSSKLIEAAIISNSAVLKLDNGPRLWRYFNTPLYRKMIDSQQYMEKVAVEMVSQKLKLLEKREKVEKESLLETYLKNPNLDVKDVVGMACDMLLAGIDTTSYSISYVLYHLGRNLEAQEKLSKEAVALLPNPEDSLTSTALRSASYTKAAIKETFRLNPISVGVGRVLQNDVILSGYHVPKGTAVVTQNQIICRLPEYFPEPDSFLPERWMRDNDDSSIKKPVNPHLVLPFGHGMRSCIARRLAEQNMQIILLKLCRRYKFIWEGGKLDWRSLLINKPDGPINLRFYER; from the exons ATGTATCCTCGTTCGTATCTAAAtatctttcgagaaaaaacctTCAGACTTTGCCACTCCAAGGCCACAAATACGGCACGCCCTTTTCAGGATATTCCTGGCCCCAAAGCTTTACCGATCGTTGGAACTTTGCACAAATATCTTCCCTTCATTG GGGAATACAGTTTCGACCGACTGCACGTGGCCGGAGCAATAAAACTTGCGAAATATGGACCTCTCGTCCGAGAAGAATTTGTACCTGGAGAATCTACGGTTTGGGTATTCAAGCCTGACGACATTGCCGAGGTTTACAAGTCGGAGGTGGGTTCGTATCCCGAGAGACGAAGTCATTTGGCTCTTCTGAAGTACAGAAAGGACAGGAGCAACGTTTACAACACTGGAGGACTTTTGCCAAC AAATGGGGCAGAGTGGTGGAGGATTCGAAAAGAATTTCAGAAAGACCTGAGCAAGCCTCGCTGCATCGTCAATTATGTCGAGAGCGCCGACGAAGTAGTCAGCGAATTCGTCGAATTATGCGGTCGCCAAAAGCACGAAGATTTGTTGCCATTGCTCTCGCGACTCTTCCTCGAAC TCACTTGTCTCGTCGCGTTCGACGAGAGATTCAACAGTTTCTCGAAAGAAGAAATGACCGAGGGATCGAGAAGTTCGAAGTTGATCGAGGCCGCAATCATCAGCAACAGTGCCGTACTCAAATTGGACAATGGACCAAGGCTGTGGCGCTATTTTAATACGCCActttatagaaaaatgatcGACAGCCAGCAGTACATGGAAAA AGTTGCAGTTGAAATGGTATCACAAAAGCTAAAACTACTGGAAAAACGTGAGAAAGTCGAAAAAGAATCTTTACTAGAaacttatttgaaaaatccgaATCTGGACGTGAAAGACGTGGTGGGAATGGCATGTGACATGTTGCTGGCTGGAATCGACAcg ACATCGTACAGCATCTCCTACGTTCTGTATCATCTTGGCCGAAATCTTGAAGCTCAGGAAAAACTGTCTAAAGAAGCTGTCGCTTTATTACCGAATCCTGAAGATTCCCTGACTTCCACGGCTCTACGAAGTGCGAGTTACACGAAGGCAGCGATTAAAGAGACTTTCAGACTCAATCCCATTTCCGTGGGCGTTGGACGTGTCTTGCAAAATGACGTAATCCTCAGCGGTTATCACGTCCCCAAAGGG ACTGCAGTAGTAACGCAGAATCAAATCATTTGCCGATTGCCCGAGTATTTTCCTGAGCCCGATTCTTTTCTACCGGAAAGATGGATGCGTGACAACGATGATTCGAGCATAAAGAAACCGGTGAACCCTCATCTCGTATTGCCTTTTGGACACGGCATGAGATCTTGCATTGCCAGACGATTGGCGGAGCAGAATATGCAAATAATATTGCTGAAG CTCTGTCGAAGGTACAAATTCATTTGGGAGGGAGGGAAACTCGATTGGCGTTCGTTGCTGATCAACAAGCCGGACGGGCCGATAAACCTTCGGTTTTACGAGAGATGA